In one window of Henckelia pumila isolate YLH828 chromosome 1, ASM3356847v2, whole genome shotgun sequence DNA:
- the LOC140876140 gene encoding uncharacterized protein: MEEMDQPTSLDSSSATTRTTHASNKRKYHNMRGERIVVAVKIQAGNGKKQRSKGSPSDCWSWRKYGQKPIKGSPYPRGYYRCSTSKNCSAKKQVERCKTDATSLIITYTCPHNHPQPDNQKQEPEGTPKQEQEPEQESPVKYQNNNIDKVDHFQYSKLITFNSHDHGDHLVEENPFAETTNVLIYNEDHLQRSTLPLDYSELKLEENDFYDELEELPTSSFFTALMRSDFCDTRILLNPS; this comes from the exons ATGGAGGAAATGGATCAGCCTACCAGTTTGGATTCCAGCTCCGCAACAACAAGAACTACTCATGCATCAAACAAGAG GAAGTACCATAATATGCGTGGCGAGAGGATTGTGGTGGCTGTGAAAATACAAGCTGGAAATGGTAAAAAACAGAGAAGTAAAGGGTCTCCTTCTGACTGTTGGTCTTGGAGGAAATATGGCCAGAAACCCATTAAAGGATCTCCTTATCCAAG GGGTTACTACAGATGCAGCACATCCAAGAATTGTTCTGCCAAGAAACAAGTCGAAAGATGCAAAACAGACGCAACATCGCTCATAATCACCTACACTTGTCCCCACAATCATCCACAGCCTGATAATCAGAAACAAGAGCCAGAGGGAACTCCAAAACAAGAACAAGAACCTGAACAAGAATCTCccgtaaaatatcaaaataataacATTGATAAAGTTGACCATTTCCAGTACTCCAAATTAATTACATTCAACTCACATGATCATGGAGATCACCTTGTGGAAGAAAACCCATTCGCGGAGACTACAAATGTGCTGATTTACAATGAAGATCATCTTCAGCGGTCTACTCTTCCGCTGGATTATTCGGAGCTCAAGTTAGAGGAAAACGACTTCTATGatgaactcgaagaactgcccACTTCTTCATTTTTCACTGCTTTGATGAGAAGTGATTTCTGTGACACAAGGATTCTTTTGAACCCTTCTTGA